The following are from one region of the Gossypium hirsutum isolate 1008001.06 chromosome D03, Gossypium_hirsutum_v2.1, whole genome shotgun sequence genome:
- the LOC107949774 gene encoding COBRA-like protein 4: protein MKSICGLVVLFFVMLPHAAAYDPLDPTGNITIKWDVVSWTADGYVASVTMSNFQMYRSIVSPGWTLGWQWAKKEVIWSMVGAQTTEQGDCSKFKGNVPHCCLRKPVVVDLLPGVPYNQQFSNCCKAGVVSAWGQDPSSSVSAFQVSVGVAGTSNKTVKLPMNFTLLGPGLGYTCGPAKVVPSTVYLTADHRRKTQALMTWNVTCTYSQFLAAKNPKCCVSFSSFYNQSITPCPKCACGCQNKNNCVVSDSKQAHKKGINTPRKDNAPLLQCTHHMCPIRVHWHVKLNYKDYWRVKIAVTNFNYRMNYTQWTLVAQHPNLNAVTQVFSFDYKPLVPYEAINDTGMFYGMKFYNDLLMEAGPQGNVQSEVLLRKNKDTFTFKHGWAFPRKVYFNGDECLLPPPDAYPFLPNSAKVNSITISTMVVSALLFLFIIS from the exons ATGAAGTCCATCTGTGGTCTAGTTGTTCTTTTTTTTGTAATGCTTCCCCATGCTG CTGCATATGATCCACTGGATCCAACTGGAAACATAACAATAAAGTGGGATGTTGTCTCTTGGACGGCTGATGGCTATGTG GCATCAGTGACGATGAGCAACTTCCAAATGTACCGTAGCATCGTGAGCCCGGGGTGGACACTAGGGTGGCAATGGGCTAAGAAAGAAGTGATATGGTCCATGGTTGGGGCTCAAACCACCGAGCAAGGTGACTGTTCCAAATTCAAAGGAAATGTGCCTCACTGTTGTTTGAGGAAGCCTGTTGTGGTGGATTTACTCCCTGGCGTTCCTTACAACCAGCAGTTCTCCAATTGCTGTAAAGCCGGTGTAGTGTCCGCTTGGGGACAAGATCCGTCGAGTTCAGTCTCCGCCTTTCAAGTCAGCGTTGGAGTCGCTGGAACTTCAAATAAAACAGTAAAGCTACCCATGAATTTCACTTTGCTCGGTCCGGGGCTAGGCTACACTTGTGGCCCTGCTAAAGTTGTGCCTTCCACGGTCTACTTAACAGCCGATCATCGGCGAAAAACTCAGGCATTGA TGACATGGAATGTAACATGCACTTATTCACAATTTCTTGCCGCAAAGAACCCAAAATGTTGTGTTTCATTCTCATCTTTCTATAACCAGAGTATCACACCTTGTCCGAAATGCGCTTGCGGCTGTCAGAATAAAAACAACTGTGTTGT GAGTGATTCGAAGCAAGCACACAAGAAAGGAATAAATACACCAAGGAAAGACAATGCGCCGTTGTTACAATGCACACATCATATGTGCCCAATAAGAGTGCATTGGCATGTGAAGCTCAACTACAAGGATTACTGGCGTGTAAAGATAGCCGTTACAAATTTCAATTACCGCATGAACTACACACAGTGGACACTAGTTGCTCAGCATCCCAATCTCAATGCCGTCACCCAAGTTTTTAGCTTTGATTACAAGCCTCTAGTGCCCTATGAAGCAATAA ATGATACAGGCATGTTTTATGGCATGAAATTCTACAATGACCTATTAATGGAAGCAGGGCCACAAGGAAACGTACAGTCAGAGGTGCTGTTAAGGAAAAACAAGGACACATTTACCTTCAAACATGGGTGGGCATTTCCTCGGAAAGTCTACTTTAATGGCGATGAATGCTTGTTGCCTCCTCCTGATGCTTACCCTTTTCTTCCCAACTCTGCTAAAGTAAACTCGATCACTATATCAACAATGGTGGTCTCTGCCCTACTGTTTCTATTCATCATTAGTTGA
- the LOC107949913 gene encoding uncharacterized protein — translation MADALKDGFIWQVGDGNTIDIQWDHWGIEENYLETQNASQDQVFSWRIGHDILPTYINIARIRQNFSTTCPRCKNSDETLLHTLKECSKNYWNNRSKMVFQGKDDPAMVVWDRAQTLSKDFRIFNLNEPSMIPPTPVCKGWKKPLNDFIKINVYAVVLNGYVGYGDITRDTNGFVLAGCYGFAIKACNLGEVGSVDYGFESGFNFNKHGQKT, via the exons ATGGCAGATGCATTAAAAGATGGCTTTATTTGGCAAGTGGGGGATGGTAACACGATCGACATTCAGTGGGACCATTGGGGTATTGAAG AGAATTATCTGGAAACTCAAAATGCTTCCCAAGATCAAGTTTTCAGTTGGAGAATCGGCCATGATATTTTACCCACCTACATTAACATTGCTCGTATCCGTCAGAACTTCTCTACAACCTGCCCGAGATGTAAAAATAGTGACGAGACGCTTCTCCATACCCTGAAAGAGTGCTCGAAG AACTACTGGAACAACAGAAGTAAGATGGTCTTCCAGGGCAAGGATGATCCTGCTATGGTGGTTTGGGATAGGGCGCAAACCCTCAGCaaagattttagaatttttaatttaaacgAACCCTCTATGATTCCCCCTACTCCGGTGTGTAAAGGCTGGAAGAAACCACtaaatgattttattaaaatcaaCGTGTATGCCGTAGTTTTAAATGGGTATGTCGGTTATGGGGATATTACGAGAGATACAAATGGTTTCGTTCTTGCCGGGTGCTATGGTTTTGCAATTAAGGCATGCAATTTGGGCGAAGTTGGAAGCGTTGACTATGGGTTTGAATCTGGCTTCAACTTTAATAAACACGGTCAAAAAACGTGA
- the LOC107949912 gene encoding uncharacterized protein, with protein MQGGGWRPVSPRAMRILCWNCRGIGNPAIVRELKQLLIANDPEVIFLCETKVHANKLVSIHSKCRIEGCLAVNAIGKSGGLFMMWKEGTKVEIKNYSNNHIDSLIHLENDKVICFTRFYGNVDSNKRQSSWDMLRKIGKSVKEKWIIEGDFNAILNYMEKDKGMRKQKTLIDDFQVIVDELSFDLEMDKGWFTWVNNREGDALVKERLDCFLISSNDVACFPFMETKVIRQSTFDHDVIFLHTEGRKPKERTRDPRLNFRYDVCWAKENKTKNIIKNEWQNGVVDIMGKIEKVGQDLGVWQYN; from the coding sequence ATGCAAGGCGGCGGTTGGCGACCAGTCTCGCCAAGAGCAATGAGGATTCTATGCTGGAACTGTCGTGGGATTGGGAACCCTGCGATAGTTCGTGAGCTTAAGCAACTTCTTATTGCGAATGATCCCGAGGTTATCTTTCTTTGTGAAACTAAAGTTCATGCTAATAAGCTTGTTTCTATTCATAGTAAATGTAGGATAGAGGGGTGTTTAGCTGTTAATGCTATCGGCAAAAGTGGTGGTCTTTTCATGATGTGGAAAGAAGGTACAAAGGTCGAGATAAAAAACTATTCTAACAACCATATTGATTCTCTAATTCACTTGGAAAATGATAAGGTCATATGTTTCACGAGATTTTATGGGAACGTTGATTCTAACAAGAGACAGAGTTCGTGGGATATGTTAAGGAAGATAGGAAAATCTGTTAAGGAAAAGTGGATCATTGAAGGAGATTTCAATGCGATTCTCAACTATATGGAAAAAGATAAGGGAATGAGGAAGCAAAAAACGTTAATTGATGACTTCCAAGTGATTGTGGATGAGCTTTCGTTTGATTTGGAAATGGACAAAGGGTGGTTCACATGGGTTAACAACAGAGAGGGAGATGCTTTGGTCAAGGAAAGACTTGATTGTTTTTTGATTTCTTCAAATGATGTGGCTTGTTTTCCGTTCATGGAAACCAAGGTGATCCGCCAATCCACTTTCGACCATGATGTTATTTTTTTACACACAGAGGGTCGAAAGCCGAAAGAGAGAACAAGAGATCCTAGGCTTAACTTTAGATACGATGTCTGCTGGGCCAAAGAGAATAAAACtaagaatattattaaaaatgagtGGCAGAATGGTGTTGTGGATATAATGGGGAAAATTGAGAAGGTGGGCCAAGACCTAGGTGTTTGGCAGTACAATTGA